The following nucleotide sequence is from Coffea eugenioides isolate CCC68of chromosome 3, Ceug_1.0, whole genome shotgun sequence.
TTAAGGGATCATGCAAAATCAGGTCAGAACCTCACCAAAGGCAACCACGACAAGGAGACAAATTAAAGTTTCGATAATTCGAACAAGAGAAGGTTGAGACATATAAAAAGTGGACGAGTTCAAATAACTCACCCTGGCCATGTTAAAAGATGGAAATCTTGAAAATGCTTTGGATAGAACATCATCATTCACCTCATTACCAAGATCACCACAGAACAAACGAGAATCATCTGCACAACACAAACAGTAATACTGAAGGCATTAATACTAGCAAAAACAAGATCAGTGAAGGAATTAAGACAGGCGAAAATTGTCATAAAAAATGATGAATGCAACCACACAAGGAGTAGAGTACATGAAACTCACTCTCTGGCCAATCTGCAAGTGTAGGATCCTCCCATGCCTGCCCTGCTGCCTTACGAGGTACTGCTTTCTTCTTAGTCTCGGCCTTGTGCTCAATCTCACTACTTGCAAGCGCAGCTTTCACACTCTCTAGCGCTTCAAGTGTTATTGTTTGTGCATCCCTCTGAAATAATTGCTGGGCCTGTCCACCAAAACTTCAGATATTAAGAACTGACTGGTTTAACTTTAAATATTGCCATCATTCCTCTTCCTCAAACTATACTTATACCTAAATTAAGATGCAAATATAAACcccccctcccaaaaaaaaagaactcttGCCCACACATACAAAACCCCTGGGTCACCAAACTTCCACAATAATATCACCACTGCGACAGTCAGCCccaaaaaaaatactaatacACCACTGCGTCTGGATAAGCTATCCAAGATTATCTATTTGATCAACATTAACATTTTTTTCAGTATTAGATATCGCTTAACTTAAAGTAGGTTTGAATATGAAAACTCTGTATTTATAAAATCATTGCAAGTAATAAGCATGTGCCCTGTAAAATtggctgcaaaatttcagtAACTTTTAGTAGAATGTAATGTACTATAGTTCTGTATTCTCAGATAATGGAAATCCGACATTGAAAGACCAATTTTTCGATTACCTTTTTCCAATTCATGTCGTACCTTTATGAATTTCTAGTTTTTTGTTCTTGTTTCAATGCTGAAATTGAAGATAATTGGCAGATTGATATCCCAACAATGGGCCGGTATGGTTTGTCTTCTTCATTACAAAGAATCAGTTCAAGATCCTGGGACCAAAATTTACTTTCATTTCTGGTTTGATGGGATGTTTTGCTGATCAAGTACTGCAGTAAACTGTTTTAGAGCAGCAAATTTTGACAACATGTTTCAAGTATGAAGACACATTCACTGACGAGTCTAGTATGCctaacaaattaattaattgaagcaATCAACTTAGTAACTTGGGAAAAGAATAGTGGCTGTAGCAACTAAAATCTGTCGAATGATTAGACTCCAccttttggattgaaatgagcaCGTCTACCTCAGTGTTGTCACCGGGCAAATTTCCTTGCGTGCAAGCAGCAGCATCAGCTTCTTGTTATAAGGTTAGAACAAGATAATATAACACTTCCCAAAGTCCCAATAATTTTTCTATATATCTGGTTTAGATTTCAGGGCCTCCTAAAGCAGCATAATCTAAGGTACAGCTTCTCCCCATGCAAAGtctgaataaaaaaaaaaaagaaaaaaagaaactgcAGTTAGGATACAGAAATGTAGTCATGCAATAGCTACTCAAGTAATGTGTTGGCCAGTAATCCAAGAACAAACATGAAGGAGAACtccttcatttcatttcatttcatttctgcAGTAACTCTCAAGTCTGCTGCTCATAATTAGCTCTTATACACATTGAAAGTTTCAAAATCATTTGCTTCCGTTTCTCTTAGGCGATGGTGTATAGAAATTGAAGGACAAGACATTCTACTGTGAAGCTGTGAGAGTATACTACTTCCACACTTCAGTTCCCACTCTACTAGTTCATAAAGAAACGAAGCCCATCAGAAGCTAGCAAAATGAATACTCAGCAAGTCTGCAATTCTGCCCACACATACAAAACCCCTGGGTGCACGCGACAAGTTTCCCCAATATTTTATTTGGCCCACCTTTGCACCCTAAAATTTGTGAAATCCCCTTCACCTTCTACATTGCCCCCCTCCCTCttttctaaaaactaaaatctccACCACTATCATATCAACTTAAGTAAATAATCACACCTCAACAATAAAGAAGGTCAataattttagaagaaaaacaTTAACCTAAAGTTCTTCTAATGCCTAAATTCAACTTCCTAAATCAATTTAGGAAGTTCTTCCTAAATGAATTAAGCCATATATATAAATGAACAGACCGGGTATTTTACCGAAAAATTGGACTTCCTGGTTCCTCCACTCACATAGACAACAATGGTATACATATCTCGACTCCTACCAATAATTAAAAAGATCAATAGTTTCTCATCATAGCTGCTGACAAGGGAATTCAAATGTCaggggaagaggaaaaagagCCGAAATCATTGCCCTAAATCTCTCCAAAAATATTCCATccaaaattcatataaaaaaaaCAACGTGGCTTAATGATTGGATATAGAAAAGTTCGTACCTGTTGATACTGAGGGAGGGAGTACACGGTAGGGATTGTAGCGGGAGCAGGATAAACGTGGGGAACCGCAGGAGGAGGAGCAGGAAATTGCAGAATTGAAGCGGCAGCGGCAGCAGCCACATAGGTTTGCGGCTGTTGTAGGTGAAACGGAGTCGGAAAGTACGTGCCGGTAGTGTAGGTGAATTGAGACGACGCCGTTGAGGATGAAGAAGAAGCTGCAGCAGCCGATGTCGACGACATTGCGAAACCGCGAGATTTGAGAAGCGGGACCAAAAATTAGGGCTTCGTTGTTTTTGGAGAATTCAAACTCGTCCTTTTCAATGTCATGTTGTTCCATTTTCTGGTTTTGACGAACCTAAACCTGATGATGAGAGGGAAAGAGTAGGGGCGACGGGACGGCAGAGGTAGGGAGCAGAGGAGAGGAAAGTGGCCGAGAGAGGCAGAGGGCAAAAATTTAGGCAACCGAGAGAAATCAATTTAGGGCAAAAATTTATCATGGAATTACATCCCTTCAATGGGAAAGCAAGGATAGTTTGATTGCGGAGAGATTCAACAGGAAAAACTTTGTGGGAAagcaaaattttggccaagagTTTTGAGAGACAGTTTGCCGAGAGAAAGACTTTGTGCGAGAGataaagaagaagcaaaatttcaCTGGGAGGCAAAATGAAGTTTCGAGACTTCACTTGTTTTGGCAAAGGAATCTTCCGCCAAAATCCAACGACGTCgttttgtgttttaattttttttggtgtatCTCACATTTTCGTAAGTGTCATAATAGGGAGTCTAAAggtacattattatttttatatcaaataaaataaaaaaaattagagtataTATTATTGAGTTGATAACTAGTGTCATGATAGAAGTTTTATAATGGCACAAACCAGCAAGTGTCCTTATAGATATGTCAGGAAagaccatttttgttgtagtgcaTCTTGACCGAAACAGATATCCATCACTATCTGAAATTAGAAGTTGAAGcacgaaacaaaaaaaatgtgaagGGAGAAGCAAATAGAGAGCAATTAATGTATCCAAAAGTGAAAACTGCAGCTCGATTGGAAGGTGGACAATATCCTGGTAGGAAtgccaagtttttttttttttttttttttttttttttttttttttttttttttttacttttttgatTTATCTAATTTGCCTTTAAGACAATTTGTCTACATATGTCCTTAATTTCCTGTTGAAATATAATACTATCCACTTGGGTGTAGGATGCTATCAGTTTATGAGAAGTAAAGGCTGCTTTTTCCACAAGAACTTTCAAAATGTTTGAAGTACCTAAGAATCTTACAAGTCCCGGTCCGATGTGACAGAACCTTACAAGTCAAAGAAATCAAGCAAACGAAAGCggaaaaaatattaataaagatTAATAAGACGCCCATATGTTACACGAATCAAACGAACGTGATGTAATATAGGTAAGAGTAAAATAAAGGAAACAATTTGCCCACAAGCCtcaattgaagaaaaatcttTCCTCTTCATTCTGCTCTACGTACAGGGTTATCAATTATGGCATAGCTTTTAGTATAATTGTATTTGACTGCCAGAGGACAGAGTTGTCGAACAACTATGACCAAAGAAAGAGCTAGACAGAAAAATAGCATTCTATCTTTTATATCACAATTAGAACTGAGCACTCATTCTCATACAACAAAAAACATCCTCATGAATGCGAGCACTCATTCTTTTTAGTTAGAAAACATTTTTAATCTTAAACTCACTTTCAATCTGTTTTTGTAAAACCTGACTCGGTAACGAGAAGATTCTGACAGCCTCCAGTCCATATACGGTACATCCAaattataacaaaaaaaaattctgatagTCCTGGCCATCTAGATGACTTGGACTTGGAATTTTTAATTCGATGTTCAACTGTCTGGAGTTGcttacttttcttctttctttctcgtGATCCATGTTTCTTTGCcgaacaccaaaaaaaaaaaaaaacgttgtAATAAGTTTCAATTGAATTCCCAGATTGTGATTTCACCCATAACTCAAATAATAATAGCCAAAAAGTTATGCAGCAATTTAAGCCAAATCAATTTAAGTCACGAGGAGCAAGATAAAATGGTATGAAAAAGACTATCAAACTCTTAAATAAACCACATGATCAAAGAAACCTTTCTCATATACAAAGAATTAAGCTCCTCTCCATTAACTGAAAAGGATTTTAATGTatatgcaaaaataaaaattaaattgattaaattttacCATTAGATCAAACTTTAAAACTTTTATCGTTATTTTGACCTATTTTGTGCTGTCCAAatattttgttcaaatttaatAACAAAATGTTCGTAGATAAGTTTGATTTTTAATTGCGTTGATCTACTTGTGAAAATAAAACTATTCGCATAAACATATTACTttgtaaaaatttatttgtacAGATATAAATATATAGAAGATTCAAATATCACTGCTCAAAAAATGAACCACCCGAGGACCGTCAATGGTCGTACTCGTACAACGGTGCCCTAAATGATGTATTGACTTGATCGTCCCCTCTGGTCCTGATTTATTGGATTTTCTACGGTAAAAGAGCTTGAAAAACTAGTATAAAAGCAGAACACCATCACAGCCAAATGCATGCTCACATACCACATGGCTTTGATCAATCTTgatctttcatttttctcaattttttcctCGCTCATATTACTTCTATCCCTTCTCAAATGGTTCCATGCTGCTTCTAAACCCCAGAAAAAGTTACCACCATCTCCACCAAAGCTCCCAATTATTGGCAATCTTCACCAGCTTGGCCAGTTTCCACATCGCTCCCTCCAATCACTGTCAAGAAAATATGGTCCACTCATGCTGCTTGAACTGGGAAGCAAGCCAATGCTGGTTGTCTCTTCCTCTAATGCAGCTTGCCAGATCTTGAAAACCCATGATTTATCCTTTGCAAGCAGGCCTAAATCGGGCATCCCAGATAAACTCTTTTACGGAAGCAAAGACATAGCTTTTGCACCATATGGTGAGTATTGGAGACAACTAAAAAGCATTTCTATGCTTCATCTTTTGAGTAACAAAAGGATTCAGTCTTTTCAACATGTCAGAGAAGAAGAGACGTCACTCATGATCGAGAAGATCAGCCGAATGTGTTCTTCCTCAGCTGTAAACTTAAGTGACATGTTTTTAATTCTCACAAATGATATAATCTGTAGGGTTGCCTTGGGGAGGAAGTATAGCGAGGAagaaaatgggaggaaaagtaTGGAGAATTTGAAGGTGTTTGGTGAGTTACTGGGTATTTTTGATGTAGGAAACTATATTCCTTCGCTTGCATGGGTTAATCGCTTCAATGGTTTAGATTCTAAAGTGAAGAAAACAGTTAAACAGATTGACGGATTTCTTGAGGGTGTGATAGAAGAGCACATGAATAAGAGGAAAGGAAAGGCTGAAAGTGACTCTACTGCTGAGGCAAGATGCCAAGACTTTGTAGATATCTTGATTGAGATTAATGAGGAAAAGACTATGGGCTTTGCTCTTGAACGAGATGCTATGAAAGCTATCA
It contains:
- the LOC113766258 gene encoding cytochrome P450 71A2-like; protein product: MALINLDLSFFSIFSSLILLLSLLKWFHAASKPQKKLPPSPPKLPIIGNLHQLGQFPHRSLQSLSRKYGPLMLLELGSKPMLVVSSSNAACQILKTHDLSFASRPKSGIPDKLFYGSKDIAFAPYGEYWRQLKSISMLHLLSNKRIQSFQHVREEETSLMIEKISRMCSSSAVNLSDMFLILTNDIICRVALGRKYSEEENGRKSMENLKVFGELLGIFDVGNYIPSLAWVNRFNGLDSKVKKTVKQIDGFLEGVIEEHMNKRKGKAESDSTAEARCQDFVDILIEINEEKTMGFALERDAMKAIILDVFGAGSDTTHSVMDWGMSELLKNPKVLHKLQAEVRDVTQGKPEITRADMEKMQYLKAVIKETLRLHTPVPLLGPKESNQDVKVMGYDVPKNTQVLVNAWAIARDPLLWENPEEFRPERFLGSSVDFHGLNFELIPFGAGRRVCPGVNFAMSVTELALAKLVNTFNFTSPDGINPNELDMTESFGITVHRKFPLHAIATPYSS
- the LOC113766257 gene encoding RNA-binding protein 42-like, with product MSSTSAAAASSSSSTASSQFTYTTGTYFPTPFHLQQPQTYVAAAAAASILQFPAPPPAVPHVYPAPATIPTVYSLPQYQQAQQLFQRDAQTITLEALESVKAALASSEIEHKAETKKKAVPRKAAGQAWEDPTLADWPENDSRLFCGDLGNEVNDDVLSKAFSRFPSFNMARITVYTFLHPFNFSAVFSSSEGLALTSTKA